One Streptomyces sp. NBC_01217 genomic region harbors:
- a CDS encoding sugar transferase translates to MRAHRWERAWKALQNGARAWERPSAKRVLDLVLGSLLLALAAPLLAAGALTLALATRRHPGGVLIRSPRIGLGGRLFVLRSLRTRRLRLDLLSRLPHVVRGDLSLVGPEPLTPDAGTPETATATAARHWRQELKPGLTGLAQVRSRSGMPWDEPALLDQHYAEHHWVGLDLAILAGAVHTPLRRAIRGPTRRGKAHLSDTDHRRCGYIAAE, encoded by the coding sequence ATGCGCGCGCACCGCTGGGAGCGGGCATGGAAGGCGCTGCAGAACGGGGCACGGGCATGGGAGCGACCATCGGCCAAGCGCGTACTGGATCTGGTCCTCGGCTCGCTCCTGCTGGCCCTGGCCGCACCCCTGCTCGCCGCAGGCGCCCTCACCCTTGCCCTCGCCACACGGCGGCACCCCGGCGGCGTACTGATCCGCTCGCCCCGCATCGGTCTCGGCGGCCGCCTCTTCGTACTGCGCTCGCTGCGCACCCGGCGGCTGCGCCTGGACCTGCTCTCCCGGCTGCCGCACGTCGTACGCGGAGATCTCTCCCTGGTGGGCCCGGAGCCCCTGACACCGGACGCCGGCACCCCCGAGACCGCCACGGCCACCGCCGCGAGACACTGGCGGCAGGAACTGAAACCGGGCCTCACCGGCCTGGCACAGGTACGCTCCCGCTCCGGAATGCCCTGGGACGAGCCGGCCCTGCTCGATCAGCACTACGCCGAGCACCACTGGGTGGGCCTCGACCTGGCCATCCTGGCGGGCGCCGTACACACCCCACTGCGCAGAGCGATCCGCGGACCCACTCGGCGCGGCAAGGCACACCTGAGCGACACAGATCACCGCCGGTGCGGCTACATCGCGGCGGAATAA